One genomic segment of Natrialbaceae archaeon AArc-T1-2 includes these proteins:
- a CDS encoding EVE domain-containing protein — protein MSEPDSSLDIDALVQEYVAQKDWEQDKAHVRNTSEAVQTLVRAIVDTGSINEYAMRTVYNLCQNDNALSPEMKKERIDDLEIDPAAKTEIKNRIEEGTGIVGKGTYSVPIEGYEEETYEFLASIIDSDDKETIDEAIGEFAALDIDRVQAGIISAILYFLHPTKYPISNDRSRTGMEKYFDYEMSGQLNQYVDDTEKFRTVRDSYPFKEDFRHLDSFFNWIERQDLSKAGEVESPSRSDSKETRPSQPSEELEISDAAFYWVNQNREVEFKDEFLRSQDTKWQRDLTVLETGDIIFHYTNQAIRACSVVTSEARLTEMEGGEYYRVDVDTTRLDEPLPLPEIREELQKPEVRKEQERYPLDKNGNVIQAYLCHLTPEAGRYLLETAGINTSELLVSPAEATNYFWLTANPSIWSVDDIVDGGDVFYSAYNDEGNKKRLFEAFRSAAPGDRALFYESTPVKKIVAEGTITEVIPPERNHENSATTAEQTDTVTTAQDSTSDAGVRIRFDRHVDGIKWEDLKAIPELEDAAPIANRARGSLFPLSKDEYETILALEEPAVDGVSQEALNRFEQKLTPPQIEAQIPETLYFEDDARLRREIEASLRSGKHIIFTGPPGTGKTKLAKAVCDGATIHDQVDGYRFTTATSEWTAFDTIGGYVPSTSDGGQELLFEPRLFLKCFRQDRIVNEWLIIDEINRSDIDKAFGQLFSVLSGDSTELPYERERTVELLSVTGQESEDKLSEIIANPDAFPVTPSWRLIATMNTYDKTSLYEMSYAFMRRFNFIHVGVPPLTTDDGAVRTSLLDPDGDDNYSAAWLADNPGLRPVLERSYLAIAVLWQRINENRVIGPSIVYDIVRYLDSYEHAGGTQRDALSSAVVSLVYPQLEGMRPEDQKRLIRSLTGTGIDTENGEIDLDLDGERLKTKAADFFGISFEDDA, from the coding sequence ATGAGCGAACCTGACTCATCGCTTGATATTGACGCTCTCGTACAGGAGTACGTCGCCCAGAAGGACTGGGAACAGGACAAAGCACACGTCAGGAACACATCTGAGGCCGTACAGACACTTGTCCGTGCGATCGTTGACACAGGATCGATCAATGAGTATGCGATGCGAACGGTGTACAATTTGTGTCAGAACGACAACGCGCTGAGTCCGGAAATGAAGAAAGAACGGATAGACGATCTTGAGATCGATCCGGCTGCGAAGACCGAAATCAAGAATCGTATCGAAGAGGGAACAGGTATCGTTGGGAAGGGGACGTATTCGGTGCCGATCGAAGGCTACGAAGAGGAAACCTACGAGTTTCTTGCTTCAATAATCGACTCCGATGACAAAGAAACGATCGACGAGGCAATCGGAGAATTTGCCGCATTAGATATTGATCGAGTTCAGGCCGGGATTATCTCTGCAATCCTATACTTTCTCCACCCGACGAAGTACCCGATCAGTAACGATCGATCCCGGACTGGTATGGAGAAATATTTCGACTATGAGATGTCCGGCCAGTTGAATCAGTACGTCGATGATACCGAAAAATTCCGGACGGTGAGGGATTCCTACCCGTTCAAAGAGGATTTCCGCCACCTAGATAGCTTCTTCAATTGGATCGAACGACAGGATCTTTCTAAAGCGGGTGAAGTTGAGTCACCGTCACGGAGCGATTCCAAAGAAACGCGACCAAGCCAGCCAAGTGAGGAGCTGGAAATTAGCGACGCTGCGTTTTATTGGGTGAATCAGAACCGTGAGGTGGAATTCAAGGATGAATTTCTTCGCTCACAGGATACGAAGTGGCAGCGCGACCTGACCGTGCTTGAAACAGGCGACATCATCTTCCACTACACTAACCAAGCAATCCGTGCATGCTCTGTCGTCACGTCCGAAGCACGACTCACCGAGATGGAAGGCGGCGAGTATTATCGGGTCGATGTCGATACAACGCGTCTTGATGAACCGCTCCCACTACCGGAAATTCGAGAGGAACTACAGAAGCCCGAGGTACGAAAAGAACAAGAGCGGTATCCACTTGACAAGAACGGGAACGTTATTCAAGCGTATCTTTGCCACCTCACGCCCGAAGCAGGCCGGTACCTGCTTGAGACAGCCGGTATCAACACGTCTGAGTTGTTAGTATCGCCAGCCGAGGCGACGAACTACTTCTGGCTGACTGCGAATCCGTCTATCTGGTCCGTTGACGACATTGTCGATGGTGGCGATGTGTTCTATTCTGCGTATAACGATGAAGGGAACAAGAAACGCCTTTTCGAAGCCTTCAGATCAGCCGCACCTGGTGACCGGGCTCTCTTCTACGAATCAACCCCGGTCAAAAAGATCGTCGCGGAAGGAACCATAACTGAAGTAATCCCGCCGGAACGCAATCACGAAAATAGCGCAACGACAGCCGAGCAGACGGACACAGTCACGACTGCCCAAGACAGCACGTCCGATGCTGGTGTTCGGATCCGATTCGATCGGCACGTTGACGGCATCAAGTGGGAAGACCTGAAGGCGATTCCAGAACTCGAAGACGCAGCACCGATTGCAAACCGCGCACGGGGCAGCCTGTTCCCACTCTCTAAAGACGAGTACGAAACCATCCTCGCGTTAGAAGAGCCGGCAGTAGACGGCGTCAGTCAAGAGGCACTCAACCGATTTGAACAGAAACTCACCCCACCGCAGATCGAGGCGCAAATCCCAGAGACGCTTTACTTCGAAGACGACGCCCGGTTGCGACGCGAAATCGAAGCCTCGCTCCGCTCCGGCAAACACATTATTTTCACCGGGCCGCCAGGAACTGGGAAAACCAAACTCGCCAAAGCGGTCTGTGACGGAGCGACAATACATGATCAAGTCGATGGATACCGATTCACGACGGCTACCTCAGAATGGACCGCCTTCGACACGATCGGTGGGTACGTCCCGTCCACGAGCGATGGCGGCCAGGAGCTCCTGTTTGAACCACGATTGTTCCTGAAGTGCTTCCGTCAGGATCGGATCGTTAACGAGTGGCTCATCATCGACGAAATCAACCGGTCGGACATCGACAAAGCGTTCGGTCAGTTGTTCTCGGTGCTATCCGGTGACTCGACGGAACTTCCATACGAACGCGAACGCACCGTCGAACTGCTCTCCGTGACCGGACAAGAAAGTGAGGACAAACTCTCAGAGATCATTGCGAACCCGGATGCGTTCCCCGTGACGCCGTCGTGGCGTCTCATCGCCACGATGAACACGTACGACAAAACTTCGTTGTACGAGATGTCCTATGCGTTTATGCGCCGTTTCAACTTCATTCACGTCGGCGTCCCACCACTGACAACCGACGACGGCGCAGTCCGCACTTCGCTTCTGGACCCGGATGGTGACGATAATTATTCGGCCGCATGGCTCGCCGATAACCCCGGACTTCGTCCTGTGCTTGAGAGATCGTATCTGGCTATCGCGGTTCTGTGGCAGCGTATCAACGAAAACCGCGTGATCGGCCCGTCAATCGTCTACGACATCGTTCGGTACCTCGACTCGTACGAGCACGCCGGCGGAACACAGCGAGATGCGCTCTCATCTGCGGTCGTCTCACTCGTGTACCCCCAACTCGAAGGGATGCGCCCCGAGGATCAAAAACGACTGATCCGGTCGCTCACTGGTACGGGGATAGATACTGAAAACGGGGAAATTGACCTCGATTTGGACGGGGAACGGTTGAAAACAAAAGCTGCTGACTTCTTCGGGATCAGTTTCGAAGATGACGCGTAG
- a CDS encoding DUF429 domain-containing protein, which translates to MSALLGVDWAGGRWLCLEDRPSHTAPRPETYDSIIELWEAYDDGQEIDRLCIDIPIGLPTGPHERAVDKQCRSHLDRSSTVFRVPVREALDAETSREANKQSRAATRTEDTDGVGVQPPAYAIRQQILEVNDFIDQCSQNTSDVIYEVHPELCFTALLESPTQYGKKTAHGVAERIEALDTIADNAAVLVGETLRAVKDNTDGDSEIGVDDVLDALAAMHTAAAPDDEFQQLVGGVDATPPQRMAYRSSSEFV; encoded by the coding sequence ATGAGCGCATTACTCGGTGTCGACTGGGCTGGTGGCCGCTGGCTCTGTCTCGAAGACCGGCCAAGCCATACTGCTCCACGTCCAGAGACGTACGATTCAATCATAGAACTATGGGAAGCTTACGACGACGGCCAGGAGATCGACCGACTCTGTATTGACATCCCAATCGGGTTACCGACCGGCCCACACGAACGCGCCGTCGACAAGCAATGCCGATCGCACCTCGACCGTTCTTCAACTGTCTTCCGCGTCCCCGTCCGTGAAGCACTCGACGCCGAGACATCCAGAGAAGCAAACAAGCAAAGTCGCGCGGCCACGCGAACCGAAGACACCGACGGCGTCGGAGTCCAACCACCTGCGTACGCGATTCGGCAGCAGATCCTCGAAGTGAACGACTTCATCGATCAGTGTTCTCAGAATACTTCTGACGTGATCTACGAGGTGCACCCAGAGCTGTGCTTCACCGCACTACTCGAATCCCCAACCCAGTACGGAAAGAAGACCGCCCACGGTGTCGCTGAACGGATCGAAGCCCTCGATACCATCGCCGATAACGCAGCGGTACTCGTTGGTGAGACACTTCGTGCAGTCAAAGACAATACCGATGGGGACTCCGAAATCGGAGTCGATGACGTGCTTGATGCGCTAGCAGCTATGCATACCGCGGCAGCACCGGATGACGAATTCCAGCAACTCGTCGGTGGTGTCGACGCTACGCCACCGCAGCGAATGGCCTACCGATCATCCTCAGAATTCGTCTGA
- a CDS encoding BrxE family protein yields the protein MAAHDLAEVFSSTRENLRKVGLENDFFLDLTASRLLIERVGESNNQEWWDSRVLSETGRARLQEVTPKTRLQSQINLAMKVGRKAESDVLPDDSISLFSFGPQIEAQLGAAFEDLSAPDESLLTDLEELSVQSLEINWTDPIIEQTASNISVSSISLPEPESNFYQISEEGYEQSEIDTEKWRLLVTLLRGYGQNTERLRVPYYPLNSKLKSENA from the coding sequence ATGGCTGCACACGATCTCGCCGAGGTATTTTCCTCAACACGAGAGAATCTCCGCAAAGTAGGGCTGGAAAACGACTTCTTTCTGGACCTCACTGCATCTCGGCTATTGATAGAACGCGTCGGTGAATCAAACAATCAAGAGTGGTGGGACTCGCGGGTTCTATCCGAAACCGGACGGGCGAGACTTCAAGAAGTAACTCCTAAAACACGGTTACAGTCTCAAATCAACCTCGCAATGAAAGTCGGACGGAAAGCCGAATCCGATGTTCTCCCTGATGACTCAATCTCACTTTTTTCCTTCGGACCACAAATCGAAGCTCAACTCGGGGCTGCCTTCGAAGACCTCAGCGCTCCCGATGAATCTTTGTTGACTGACCTTGAGGAACTCTCCGTCCAATCTCTGGAGATAAATTGGACGGACCCGATTATTGAACAGACTGCCTCAAACATCTCTGTATCTTCTATTTCACTCCCAGAGCCGGAGAGTAATTTCTATCAAATCAGTGAAGAGGGATATGAACAGTCCGAGATAGATACAGAAAAATGGCGTCTACTGGTCACTCTGCTGCGTGGCTACGGCCAAAACACGGAACGACTACGCGTACCGTACTATCCACTCAACTCGAAACTTAAATCGGAAAACGCGTGA